The following nucleotide sequence is from Streptomyces xiamenensis.
CCGACCGGAAGTCCACCCACTGGTGCACCGGGGGCGTCTCCGGCGCGTCCGAGACGTGCGGCACCTCCAGCTCGCCGTCCCGGTAGAGCCCGATGTACACGGCGGCGCCCAGCGCCACGCGCAGCGCGTCCAGCGCCTCCTGGAGCTTCTCGTGCCGCACCCGCTGCCGGTCCCCGCCCCGGCTCAGCAGGATCAGCGCCTCGCCGGGAAGGTACGCGCCGTCCCGCAGCTGGTGCACGTACCCCTCGCGGGTCAGCATCAGCAGCAGGTGGGAGAGCTGACCGGGCGGCAGATCGATATGTTCGGCGATCTCGTTCTCCGGGATGCCGTCGGGATGGCCCGCGACGGTCTCCAGCAGCCGCAGCGCGTACTGCACGGAGTGGAAGGGGGCGGTCAGCCCGGGTGTGATCGCCACTTCGTCCTCCTGGAGGGGGAGTTGTGCCAGCTCGGACCCAGGGTAGCGACGATGCGGCCACCAGGGAGGCGGTCCGGCACAAGTGACTCCTCCGGTGCCGGACCACCCCGCGATCACAGCACGGTGCTCAGGAACTCCCGGGTCCGGTCGTTCTCAGGATCGCTGAAGATCTTCTCCGGCGACCCCGACTCCACGATCTTGCCCTTGTCGAACATCAGCACACGGTCGGAGATGTCGCGCGCGAAGCTCATCTCGTGCGTCACACAGATCATCGTGATGTCGGTGCTGTGCGCGATGTCGCTCAGCACGTCCAGCACACCGGCCACCAGCTCCGGGTCGAGGGCGGAGGTGACCTCGTCCAGCAGCAGCACCTGCGGGCGCATCGCCAGCGCGCGGGCGATCGCCACCCGCTGCTGCTGACCGCCGGAGAGCTGACTGGGGTACTTGTCGAGATGCTCGGTCAGCCCGACCAGCTCGATCAATTCCCTGGCCCGCTGCGCCGCCTCGTCCTTGTCCATGCCCAGGACATGGACCGGCGCCTCCATCACATTGCGCTGCACCTTCATGTTGGGGAAGAGGTTGAACTGCTGGAAGACCATGCCGATCTTCTTGCGGACCTCGCGGGTGTGCCGCTCCCCGGCGCGTACCAGCTTCCCGTTCTTCTCCTCGTGGGTGAGCAGGTCGCCGTCGACGGTGATGGTGCCCTCTTCGGGCCGCAGCAGGGTCATCAGCAGCCGCAGGATCGTGGTCTTGCCGGATCCGGAGGGGCCGATGAGGGTGACGTGCTTGCCCGTGGCGACGGAGAAGTCGAGTTCGTCGAGGACAGTCACCTCGCCGAAGCGTTTGGTGACCTTGTCGAACCGGACGAGTTCGGTGCCGTTCGCACGGCTGGGATCGTTGCTCATGGCTTGGGGTCTCTCAATGCAGTCGGATCAGGTGGTGAGCGCGAGCCGGCGTTCGAGGGCGCGGATCAGCAGCGAGGCCGGGTAGGCGATCACCAGGAACGCGATGCCGACGATGGTGTACGCCTCGGAGGTGAAGGTGGCGTTGCTGAAGCTGCGTGCCTCGCCGAGCATCTCCAGGGCGCCGATGACCGCGATCATGGGCGAGTCCTTGAGCATGGCGATGACGTAGTTGCCCAGCGCCGGGACCACCCGCCGGATGGCCTGCGGCAGGATGACCGCGGTCCAGGTGCGCACCCGCGGCAGGCTGAGCGCGGTGGCCGCCTCCCACTGGCCGGGCGGCACGCCGCCGATGCCGGAGCGGTACACCTCGGCCGTGTACGTCGAGTAGTGCAGCCCCAGGCCCACGATGCCGGTGGTCAGCGCCGACATGGACGGACCCCACTCGGGCACCACGAAGTACAGGAAGAACAACTGCACCAGCAGAGGCGTGTTGCGGATGAACTCGGTGACCGCGTTCACCGGCCAGCGCACGGCGCGGAAGCGCGAACGTTGCGCTATCGCCCACACCAGGCCGAGGGAGAAGGCGATCAGGGTCCCCAGGGCGAGTGCCTGGAGGGTGACCAGCAGGCCCTTCCAGAAGTCGGGCATGAAGTCGGAGACGACGTCCCAGCTCCAGCTCATCGGGCACCGCCCCCCACACGCAGCGGGAACTTCAGGGCGGGCGCCTGGCCCACCCCCGCCTTGGCGGCCCGCTCCACGACCCGCATGCCGCGGGTGAGGACGAACGCCATCGCGAAGTAGAGAACCAGCAGCAGGGTGTACACGGGCGCGCTTTCATTGCTGCCGAGCCGGACCAGGTTGCCGGCGTACGTCATGTCGGCGACGCCGATCACGGAGACCAGCGCGGTGCCCTTGAGCAGCTCGATCAGCAGGTTGTTGAACGGTGGGACCATCTCGGGCCAGGCCTGCGGAATCTCGATACGGCGCAGCCGCTGGGCCCGGGAGAAGCCCAGCGCGACCCCCGCCTCGCGCTGGGCGACGGGCACGGCGGCGAGCGCTCCGCGTACTACCTCGGACCCGTACGCCCCGTACGTGAGGCCGAGCGCGAGCACGCCGGCGTAC
It contains:
- the ehuD gene encoding ectoine/hydroxyectoine ABC transporter permease subunit EhuD, which codes for MSWSWDVVSDFMPDFWKGLLVTLQALALGTLIAFSLGLVWAIAQRSRFRAVRWPVNAVTEFIRNTPLLVQLFFLYFVVPEWGPSMSALTTGIVGLGLHYSTYTAEVYRSGIGGVPPGQWEAATALSLPRVRTWTAVILPQAIRRVVPALGNYVIAMLKDSPMIAVIGALEMLGEARSFSNATFTSEAYTIVGIAFLVIAYPASLLIRALERRLALTT
- the ehuA gene encoding ectoine/hydroxyectoine ABC transporter ATP-binding protein EhuA, with the translated sequence MSNDPSRANGTELVRFDKVTKRFGEVTVLDELDFSVATGKHVTLIGPSGSGKTTILRLLMTLLRPEEGTITVDGDLLTHEEKNGKLVRAGERHTREVRKKIGMVFQQFNLFPNMKVQRNVMEAPVHVLGMDKDEAAQRARELIELVGLTEHLDKYPSQLSGGQQQRVAIARALAMRPQVLLLDEVTSALDPELVAGVLDVLSDIAHSTDITMICVTHEMSFARDISDRVLMFDKGKIVESGSPEKIFSDPENDRTREFLSTVL
- a CDS encoding IclR family transcriptional regulator translates to MAITPGLTAPFHSVQYALRLLETVAGHPDGIPENEIAEHIDLPPGQLSHLLLMLTREGYVHQLRDGAYLPGEALILLSRGGDRQRVRHEKLQEALDALRVALGAAVYIGLYRDGELEVPHVSDAPETPPVHQWVDFRSAAHATAIGKCLLSQLDHDGRQDHFSRHRAARLTSRTITDARVLLNSLERQPATMPVLDLQEYAVGTLCAAVPLTAGATVGCLALSLPVGEAHRLRQAAETLNRKAAPALLSLAL
- the ehuC gene encoding ectoine/hydroxyectoine ABC transporter permease subunit EhuC codes for the protein MMTSGMFQNYFLPGIWITIQVTLYSAALAAVVAFTIGTLRTSRLWIVRFLAGAYFEIFRGMSALVMLFWLAFSLPLILQWQLVPMYAGVLALGLTYGAYGSEVVRGALAAVPVAQREAGVALGFSRAQRLRRIEIPQAWPEMVPPFNNLLIELLKGTALVSVIGVADMTYAGNLVRLGSNESAPVYTLLLVLYFAMAFVLTRGMRVVERAAKAGVGQAPALKFPLRVGGGAR